A region of the Mangifera indica cultivar Alphonso chromosome 10, CATAS_Mindica_2.1, whole genome shotgun sequence genome:
TTATTATGGTCCAATTTCATCAACCATCAAGAAAGTGAAGCTTCTCTCTCTTTCGACCTGCTGCCTTTCTGTATCTCTAGGCCCGGTTATAACCTTCATGACATCTCCAGATATGAATGTGATCCTAAAGGGTGCAGTGGCATCATCTGTCATATTTCTCAGTGCTACTACCACCGCAGCCCTTCACTGGTTTGTGAGCCCGTATATCCACAAACTCAAGTGGCAGCCAGGTTCAGATAGCTTTGAGGTGGAGATGATGACATGGTTGGCAACATATGTTCCAAGGACTATTAAGTTCGCTGATATTCGAGCACCTGAGACCCAAAGGCCTTTTGTGACATTTAAAGCAAATGGGAATTTCTATTTTGTTGATACAGAGCACTGTCATAATAAGGCCTTGTTGGCAAGACTGACCCCTCAAAAGTCAAATCAAGAATCAGCTTTCAAGAATCTGTAAGTTATTTACATGTTGTGTACTCTTCACAAGCCCTCGGTCAGCTTCAGCTTTTGGAGGGTGTTTAAACATTGCCTTTTGAtaaggggagagagagagagagagagagaggggggcCAAATTTAGTGGTTTTGACTTTTGATTCTTTTAAGTTTTGGAGATTACATTTCCCGAAAGTTTTGGCCAATGAGGTTTGGTAGTTGTAATAATATATGGCTTTAACTCTTAACTTTTGAGTTGTTTAGCTGGATTACCTTTGATCTTTATTCTCTATATTTTCCTCTGAAGGCTCTTTGGCGCCTATGTTTTTAGAGTTTTGGAACAAAATGGAAACACATTCCATATGATAATTGGAAAACAGGATTTAGAGAAGggatgttgaatttttttacctttttttaaaccatgtatgtatatatgtcactcattttaaattttaaataaaaatatcacaacagtaatttatttttctaaaatatcttcGATGATGAAACCtatgtagaaagaaaaaagtaattttttttttctttaaccttCTAGCAAGAGAAGAAATccttgtaatataaaaaaaaatttcaataaagaaGACActtgtgattgaacaataaaactcatatgagaaaatcattataaaagattaaacttagaaacaaaggaggaaaaaacgaaaattgtcaaatttttttagagaattcacatgtgaaatataatattgttgtggttttatattgttagattgtttaatgttgtaattttatgttattgtattgtttaatgttgtattgatggttaaaaaatataaaaattcaattctgGATAAAAACTAGATGAAGTACAGGTTGACGTTGCCACCAACTTGTTTTTCGTCTggtttttattcaaaattgaatttttatattttttaactatcaatacaacattaaacattacaacaatatgaaatcacaatattaaacaatataaacaatatgaaatcataataaaattatatttcatatgaagttataaacataaatctattttacattatttaattttcaattgttaaagaaaaaaacacaaaacataaGAGCTTGAATCAAGATTGACttgaatttgaatgattttgctgtgaaatttttataagaaatgtgatttctctaaagaaatttggcAATGTTCATCTCTTCCTgtcttatatttatatgaatcctTTATAATAACTAAtgattattttctctaaatttctttcacaaaatttattgttcaatcacatgtgtttaattcaattattttttagagttataaaaatttttttttttgttagaaagatgataaaaaagagagagatctCTCTATatggataatattaataaagacaTTTTAAGAGAAtattgttatgatatttttgttaaataaatgattgtatggtatatatgtatatgttgttgaaaaaaaagctaaaatgttatgaataattttgtaaaatattattacattgAGCGAGCATTTGACTTTTgctgcaaaaacaaaaaaaagtacAGATCCAATAGATTTCTTGTAACATGGCTTTCATGGAATATCAGCCCAATAGGAATCGTAAGAATAAAacattgtatttttgttttttatttttacataaaattgttaatcatttatatatcttttttattatctcatattaaaataatattattttagattcaatactaaaccaaacttaaaattaaattaaaattcaaactcaaactaactcTTCTAAAATAAACCGGATTCAGACATCACATTAACAGGCTTGAACTCGAACTTAAACAAAATCTACCAAATCCAGCCGTAACCATCAACGTGAGAAGAAAATAGTAATACCTGAGCTTCAAACGTTCGCAAAACAGAATTTGACATCAACAGACAGTTAAAAAATGCCCTTacatttgagaatttatagtGAAAAAGAGAGACTGTTGAATTAACACCAACACCGCAAAAATCATGTCGCACAAAGTTTTTAATACGCAAACTAGACATCAATAATagaaagtcgataaaaacaaagaccaaaattaaaaagactCACAAAATGACTCGACACAATAATCTCGCCACCGCCGGTCAAGAACCCAGTTCTGGGAACAGCATCCCCGCCGCCAAGGCAATGACTTAAGAccataacaattaaaattaacaccTAAACATG
Encoded here:
- the LOC123226866 gene encoding uncharacterized protein LOC123226866; this translates as MARAALSHLLRSKSQLLAPRSFNSGYHLSTFAIRSQSLKATYSFYPPIHLAAPQRRWASQYSATNDDSRISIGPRQEGDTKKDDKDSGVVYYGPISSTIKKVKLLSLSTCCLSVSLGPVITFMTSPDMNVILKGAVASSVIFLSATTTAALHWFVSPYIHKLKWQPGSDSFEVEMMTWLATYVPRTIKFADIRAPETQRPFVTFKANGNFYFVDTEHCHNKALLARLTPQKSNQESAFKNL